The window TCTGCTGCTGGTTATAAGCTAGTGCTTCAACAGATGGAAGGCGCTCTAGATTCCCTCGAACCAGATACGTCCGGTCATATTGTGGAGCAATTTCTAGAGGGTGAAGTAGAGCAGGGACTTACTACAATCGCACAACTGACTGAAAACCTAACGAATGAGTCAAACAGTATTATGGACCAGGTCAGCGATATAGTGGCACTTCCGCATCTGGATGATAGTGGAGTACAAGAAGGCGTTCTAAATGCAAAAAGAAAACGAGACGATACAGTAAATCGGCTTCAAGAATTTGATGCAACACAGACAGCAGCCTTACTACCTTTCGAGCAAGACATGCAGGCAATGGATATGTGGATCAATAACATGGAAGAGATGTTCGCAAGTAATCTCACGGATATCCACTTTCAAACAGATCGTTGGGCGGAGCTGGCTTCACGGAATAAATTTCAGACTGAACTGATATATCATTCAGTATCGTTTGCTGGATTTTCAAACAAACCAAATAAAGAAAATCAGTTAAATATGATGTTTAATACATTTATATCTAGTGCGAGACCAATCCTTTTTGGCTACGGTGGACTAATCAATCGACCAAGTATTCTTTTTGGTCCTGAAGCATTAGCTTTTTCCAGTTTAACCGTTCAAAGCGACAGGCAGAATAGATTAAATGATACAAGTTCAATGGATGATGAACTGAAGATGATTTATGCCGAGTTGGCGAAACAACCTAACCTAAGCAATCACCGTTCAGATATCCTAATCGATCCATTAACAGAGGATTATCTACACACGTTCGAAGGTATGAGAAAAGTGGTGGGGGGGAATGGATCAGGAACACCAGACGGTCTAGCACCAGTTGGTATGTTTGCCTACGACTTCTTTACAGAAGACTTGGCTACTATGGTTAGCTCTGAATCAACAGTAAACGAACGATTAGCGGCAGCTGCGTTTACCTTTGTTAAACCACTAAAGGTTGCAGATACTGGTCACGATTTGTTGAAAGGTGGAGAAAAGGCTAAGAATCTTGATAAGGGTACTGGTAAAGCTAGCCCTGATGTAATACGTAAAGTAGACAACAATATTCTTGATAGGATGGAATCTGTTGGAGGACATACATTAGAAAGGCATGTTGGTAAGTCCAACGATGAGCTGATTAAGAGAGCGATACAAGAGAATGTTGAAGCGGCTACTTCATTTACTGATAAAAGTACAGCAATTAAAGTTATTCAAGAAAATTTGCGTAAAAATGCAGATGATATTGCAGAATGGTTAAATGAATCTGATACAGGAAGAAAGATGTTTGACGTTTCACATAAAAATCCAATAGGCAAAGGAGCGCTGGAAGATAAAAAACAGGTTATTTACGACCTAACTAATTCTAGAGTGATCTTAATTAGAGATACGACCAATGAACTTGGGTTTAGAATTTTAACTGGTTTTCCAGTTATTAAATAATGTTAATAGGTGGGGTTATTTTGAATGAAGAATTGAAATTTGAAACGTTTAAATATTTTCTTGAATGTTATTTTAACGTAAGTGCCAACTATGATGAATTAGGGGGAATTATTAGTGATTTTAATTCATTCGAAAATATTAAATATCGCAAAAAACTTCAGGCAGAGTTAGAACTAATTTTACAACTAGAGGATTGGGATATTGTTCAGAGATTCGTTAAAAAATATGGTATGAGAAAGATGAATGAAGAGAAACTAAAATGGTTAATTCAGGCTATTTCGGAGAATTTAAATTCTGATTGAATATAGTTTAATAGATAACAAATATAGCACTTGATTGCCACTTAAGGCATTAGGTGTTTTTTTATGAGATATTAAGTTTTGGACGACATGATTATGTTTACCTGAAATTCATAGCTCATGACGGTAGTGAGTGATAGTGTAGACCTTCCGCTTTGATGGTAAGAAAAAGCTTTAAAGTACTTCTTGCTATATAAAATTAGAAACGAACTTAAAATAAGATGTTTTATTTTTAGGATGAGTTAATATAGTGTACCAGGTTCTAAAAAGATTCTATATTTTATTAGTTACTGGTTTAGAAGTAGTAGATGGAATTTTAAGTGGTCTATTTGATGTAGGGAAAGATTTGGTTACAGGTATTGTAGATATATTCCAAGACCCGAAAGCCACACTGGAAGCTACAGTAGAGGCAGTTACTAATCCCGTAGAGACATATAACACGATAAAATCGGCCATCACCACTTCCTAAGAACGATATGGTCAATGGAGATGCCAATTCCCGTGCTCACTGGGTAACCTATGCATTAGGCACTGTTGCCACTTCAGTAGTTGGAACAAAGGGTGTCGGTGCACTTACCAAATCAGGGGTTACAGTCACAAAGGCAGTTGTTCCAAAAGTAGCCGGATTAGCTAATAATGCCTCGGCATCATTAGCTAATCTATTACCTTACGGACCCCGTCCACAGTTTGCGAACGCAGGTGAAGTTCCTTATAACACAGTGAATGCAACGGGCTTGAGTGATGAGCTGATTTCCATGGGGATTGGCTCTAATAAAACGTGGGGAGGTTTTGCAAAACAAAATGTAAATGGTACAGTCGATGATTACTTTAAGTAGTAAAAGAACAATCTCCATGGCCAGATGGATTAGTTCCCCAAAAATCTATTCTTCAAACTGGAGACAGAATAGAAATGGCATTATCTAAGGGGCAAGACCCTATATACCCGGGCAGATTTGCCACGACCACAGAAACTATTACTGATGTAAATTATGTCAGAGAAGAACTTGCTGTAAAAATAGATTGGAAACCAGAGATAGATAAAGTTGTCGTGTACGAAGTTAAAGAAGGAGTAAGAGTTCCTACTTTAAAAGGTCCAGTTGGTCCACAAGTAGATCTTGCAACTAATAATTACCTACCAGGAGGAGCAGATCAAGTCAATATATTGTTAGGAAGAGAAGTTAACTTAATGGATTACTTTGATATTCTCTCTGTTTGGCCAATTAAATAGAAAGGAGTGTTAACAAAAATGGTTAACAATTTATTATACAATTCTCAACTTGTGAGCTGGATTTTTGATGGAAAAGAAATTGCAATTAATATAGAAAATATATTTTTTGCTTCAGTTGATGAAAAAAATGAATATGTGTATGTAAACGTTGGTGAAAATTACATTAAAGATAAAGTTTACTATTTTAATTTCGATGGAACTCTAAAAATGTTCTATGATTTGTTTACTGGCAGTATAGAGTGGGATTACGAAAAGGAGAAACTAACGCTTGTTATTAAAGATTTAATAGAAATAGGATATTTCCCTAAAAAAGAAGTTATTCTTGTTTTATTCAATGAAGATAAGCGAGAGGTCAAAGGGTTAAATTTAGCAGGGGATTACTTGTATGAAATAGAAGCACCTGTAGGATACAAAATGATGTATTTCGAAGAATTTCCAGATAATGTTGCTGTTGTTTGTGATGGGGATAAACTACGGGAAGATAAGTTTGGAAGAAATAGGACGAACTTTTTACTAAATCAAGATGATGGAATCTTGTATAAAGGTAACTTAGCTTATTAATACGCAATTATGAGCAGGGCACCAGTTTCTAAAACAATTCTGTGTTGTATTAGAAACTGGTGCTTTTTTTTGACATGGCTAAAGGGAACAAAGGCTGTGCATTTAAAAAAACAACATATATGTATTATTTTCCAAAACAGCTTTCAATTAGATTGGGTGAAAAAGATTTAGTCTAGTTATATTCTTTCACTAGTAGAAGAAGTAATAGGCATGGAATACTTTATGGAGTTTCGTGTGAATAAGGGAGATAGGGGTGTTGTGAAATCGAAAGGACGTTACTATAGCTAATTACTTGTGAAAACTTCAGTCATTAATTATTAAGTAATGCTAAAGCTGTGGAGTTTTCTCTATACGTTTTACTGATGATATAATATGCTACATTAGTAAAGAGTATCATCTATTCACGCATGGAGGATTTCAAATGATTGAAGTAATAACGGTAGTAAATATGTTAGTGGAAGTAAAAAATACGAAAGATTACGAAAAAAAAGTAGAAAAGATTTTGCGGTCCAAGACCCGGTCGATTCAACATATAGAGACGATTAGTATGTCTGAACCAAATGAAAAACTGATCGTAAGTGCTTTGGTGAAGTATAGAGTGCTCATAGAAGAAAGAATGGAAAACAAGTTTTTAGATGATTATGTGGGTCTCGTTCTCCCGATGTTTTATAATCGTTTTAAAGCGATGCCAGTAAGCAATCAAATTTATAAAATATCAAGGATTAAAAAAGAATATGGTGCTCGGCGTTAATATTTGTTTTGTACATAGGGAACCTAAACAGTTCTGATTAGTAAATACTAGCACTAACCATAGTATAAGTTCTTAGTACTTATCAACTCATAACAAGTTCCTTTTCAGTTTCCTTTGTTTCTACCGATTCTAGAAAAGTAGGTGATAAGGAAGGAAATGTAAATTTAAATGTCGTTCCTTCTCCAATTTCACTTTCTACATGAATTGTGCCATTCATAGCACGTACGATACTATACACTACCATAATGCCGAGGCCTGTCCCCTTGCTTCCTTTTGTTGAATAATAAGGCTCACCTAAACGGGTCACTTGTTCAAGTGTCATACCTGAACCAGTATCTTTAATGAGAATGCTTACAGTTGTTGGTGTGCTCTCCGTTTCAACCGTTAATATTCCTCCCTTTGGCATTGCTTCTATTGCATTTTTCATGATATTTACAAAGCATTGATGAATTTTTTGTTTGTCTCCTTCAATCCCCTCTCCCGGTGAAAAAATAGAAACTATTTTGACCGAATTTCGCTTTGCCAATGGTTGTAGCAATTGAACTACTTGTTCTAGTTCTTCCTGAAGAAGTAGGGGTTCCATCGATTTAATTTCAGGATTAGAGAAATTCAAATAATCTTGAATGACTCTTTCAGCAGATTTCAGCTCGTTTTTAATAATGGAGAGGTATTGAGTATGGTTTTCTTTTGAAATAGCATCATTTTGCAAAAGTTGAACAAAACCAATTGCAGCTGTCAACGGGTTACGAATTTCATGACTAATAGCTGCACCCATTCGTTCAACAGCCTCTAACCGTTTGGATTTCATAGTGCGTTTGCGCAATTGAAAAGTCATAATAATTTCTTCAATAATATAAGAAATAATTCCGACTCCAATTGGTTGAATGACTAAATAAGCAAACCAAACTTCGGTAATACTGTGAGGTAAGTGCCAAATTCCCATCGTAAAAGTTTGGGCAAAACTGAACAGAAATGTTACGCCTACGGAAAAAAGAATTCGCTGCTTGGGAGAGCGTTTTAAAAACCATGGAGAGATTCGCCAAAAAAGAATAGCAAGCCCTCCATAATAAAGGCCAGTCATCCAAAATCCATAATCAATTGCCAAAAAACCTCTTACAAGCGTAATGAATGCAGCCAAAAAAGGACCTAAACCCATATACAAACTGCCGACAATGAACGGAACTTTTCGTAAATCAAAAACGACATTAATGCCTTCTATTTGATAAGTAAAAATAAAACAGAGTATTAAACTAATTATTAAATAGATGTTGAAGATAGCTTGGTAAGACCAAAACCCTTTCGATTTTTCTGCCCATAAAACTCCTGAAAATAGTAATACGATTAACAAGGATAAGTTGAAAAAGAAATATACTGTTAGTTCCAAGATATTATCCCTCCAATACTATTTTATGCAAAAAAGATTCATTTTCTCTTTACCTTAGTTTTATGGAGCTTAAAATGAAATTGGGAGATGGTTCCTTTGCCAACCTCACTTTGAACTTCAATTGTTCCTCTCATAGCACGTAATATACTGTAAGCAACCATCATACTGAGACCAGTTCCCTTGGGTCCCTTCGTAGAATAATGTGGTTCTCCTAGATGTTTAATTTGTTCTTTACTCAATCCTGTTCCCGTATCTTGTATTGAAATAATTATCTTGTTCTGAGTAGCAATCGTCTTGATCAATAATGCACCGCCATAAGGCATGGATTCGATCGAATTTCTCATAATATTAATAAAGCATTGGTGGAATTTCGATTTGTCTCCTTGGATCGTTCCATAGGTAGAAAACTCAGTAGAAACCTTTACTGAATGATAATTAGCCAGAGGATGTAGTAATTTTAAAATATGCGTTAATTCTTTCTGAATATCTAGTTCTTCTATTGATTCAATAATTGGTTTAGAAAAGGTTAAGTAATCTTGTATGATACCTTCAGCAGAATCTAATTCATCTTTTATAATGGAGAGATATTTTGTTCTTTTATTATTATCAAGAGAAACTTGGGCGAGGAGCTCAATAAATCCAATTGCTGTAGTTAATGGATTTCTAATTTCATGAGATATTGCAGCCCCCATTTGTTCGACTGCAGCCAACTTTTCTTCGACTATTAACTGTTGTTGCAACTGTTGATTCTTTTCTCTTATTTCAATAAGGGAAGAAATCATGGCAACCCCAAGTGGTGGGACTATTACATAGGCTATTATTATGTCTAGCAATTGGTCAGGAGATACTGTGTTTAATGCTATGGTGAATAAGATGCCAACACTTATCAGTAAAGTAATACCGGTGGAAAAAAGTATTCGTATATTAGAAGTGAGTTTTAAAAACCAAGGAGAAATATACCATATTAAATAACTAAACACGGTATAAAATGCAACTGCTATAAAGAATCCAACGTCTATTCCATGAAATGCACGAAAGAAAATAACCAAAAATCCTAGTATAGGACTGAACCTCAAATAGAGGCCGCCCAATAAAAAAGGAATTATCCTCAAATCTAAAACATACTCACCTTGTATGGGATAGGAAAAAAGAAAACAAAGTATTATCGAGAAAACAAAATAAAATAAGCCTGCTCGTTTGTGTAAATGGATACTACCGACTCTCTTATCTAATAGAAAAAAAGTAAAAAATAAAATCATTAATAAGGAAAGATTAAATAGAAAATGCATTGTGATAATTCCCAATATATACCTCTTCTAATAATTTATATAAATTAATAGTAACGAAAGAATGTGGAATACACAATACTTCTTTAATGAATATTCAGAAGATTCATCCAGAAATTTGTATAAAGGTGGTAGAAAGGGAGTGAGATTAATACAAGAGCTCTCAAATAGGAGTAGGACTGACGATGAACATTCCTTAGTCCTGTATCAACAGTAAACGAACGATTAGCGGGCAGCTGCGTTTACCTTTGTTAAACCATTAAAGGTTGCAGATACTGGTCACGATTTGTTGAAAGGTGGGGAAAAGGCTTCTTTCACTAATAAGGGTATCCAACAAGCTGTACTTGTCAGATTAGTAGAGGTATAAAACATGCAGGCAAGCATATCCCGGTTGCAGTGGCCGAAGAGCTAGTCTCGTATATTGAAATATTTACTGAAGCCGGAGAGGGGAAATAACCCCAGTAGAACGGAGGGATAAAGTAGCATAAAAAACATAAAAGTGTGGGATGGAGGGTAGCTCCACCCCACTTTTTTAGGGGCTGTAAAATTATTGTGGGACGAGGAAGAACCTGTCCCTGCGATCCACGTTACTATTGGTGTAACTTAATTTTCTGGAACGAAGTATATTACAGAAGGACCAGATGCACCGCCTGGAAGACTCGTGACAAAATCGTATTGATTCCCGTTGGCTCCGATTTTTTCAGACGCAAACTTCCATGCATTTACATAGCTTAGGAACCCGGTAGTTTTAAGTTTACCGTTCCATTGCATAGCAAAATGACCAAATCCACCTGCAGGGTTATCATAGATGGAGAGTTGCTGTGGACTTTGTAAACTATTTTCCACTTTAACGTCTAAATTATATAAAACACCGTAGTTCCCATTGTTGATCACTGGTTTGTTTCCATCGACTACACTAATACCTTCTTCGTATTCTCCCGGTAATTTATCGCTCCATTGACCAGAGGCAGCAGATGAAAGTCGAACATAGGCATTTCCTAATGCGGTATCATACGTAAGTATACCCTCACGATCAAAATGTGGAAAACTTCCGCGAACATGTGAGTCAGGCGGTAAGATTTCAACAGAAAGTGGGTCGGTTGGCCGTTCTACATAGTTAAGTGTGGTTGCGGTGACCGTGGCCTGCTGGTGACTGTGTTTCGTATAGACAACATATTGGGCAATCCCACTTACTGTTTCTCCATCGTCTGCATTTGTTTCCAGGTAATAGCTTTCACCAGGCTGCAAGGTTTTAATGTATTTTTTTTTAGCCTTTTCTTCTAGGAATTGTACTAACGCTTCTTTGCCAGCTACATCAGGATAAATACTAACTGAAGCTCCAACTCCTTTAGAATACAGCATCACTGGTTCATCCGAAGTATTCGTTAGGGCTAGGCTGACGTTTCGATTCTCTCCACTAACATTTTGATGATGCCAAAATACACGGAATTCACCTGTAGCTGTGTCGCGATAAAACGCACCATTGTCGGAGTATGTTTCTGGTGAATCACTTAGTATCAGTTTTCCTCCTGTTTGTTTTAATTCTGGTTTTTCTAGATGAACCGCAGGCTTAAGGGTTTCTATTGGTACATAATTTTCATTGGCAAATGACTGGTTTGGCAGAAGAAATGCCAATAGAACAGTACCTAAAACTAAAGCAGACTTCATTTTCATTCCTTTTCCTCCTCTCAATTTTATTGAAATCCCAATAATGACTGTCAAATTTTCTTAAGAGGTTGAGATGGGAATTCAATATTTGTAATATTCTATACTTATTGAATTTTTCCTCCTTTTTATTAAAAAAAGGGGGATAGATTTTCTTTTTTAGTGAGTGATGGAAAAGGCACTTGTAAATGTAGAGAAATGGTGAGTCGATAAGCTTTCCTTGTGAACACCAAAAACTTGCTCAGAGCATTGACGAATCGAGAGGGATTTTGTATTCTGTACTTGGAGGATAAATCCTCTTTTTATGTAAATGGAGGAATATTTCTTCAAATAGATTTCAGAACCAATATAAAGGAGAATTTTTATGCCGAAGACTGAGAAAGTGAACCCTCTTTTAATTATTAAATCAGTTTATAATTCGCTTACGAAAACAGAGCAAAAGGTAGCTGATTATATTATGGTCAATCATGCGGAAGCTGTGTATTCCTCTGTAACTGATTTAGCGGAAGTGGTGGGGGTTGGTGAAACAACCGTATTGCGTTTTTGTAGAAAATTAGGATATAGAGGATTTCAAGAATTTAAATTAGCAATTGCACAAAATCTAATGGAAGTTGACGAACAAGTTTATGGGAAAATTGATGAACAAGATTCAGTTGATATAGTCGCGAAAAAGATAGCTACTCAAAATGTAAGTGCTTTAAATGATACTGTGGCATTACTCCGAGAGAGTACTTTGCAGGCTGCGGTAGACAAGATTAACAGTGCAAACAAGATCTATTTCTTTGGTGTGGGCTCATCTGGAATTACGGCATTGGATGGCAAACATAGATTAATGAGACTGGGCTATAATACAGAACATGTTTCTGATTCACATATCATGTCAATGACTGCTTCGTTATTAGGCGAAGAGGATTTAATTATTGCAATCTCTTCATCAGGGAGTACAAAGGACGTTGTGGATGCAATTGAAATTGCGAAGGAAAACAATGCTTGTATTATTTGTATAACA is drawn from Psychrobacillus sp. INOP01 and contains these coding sequences:
- a CDS encoding MurR/RpiR family transcriptional regulator, with the protein product MPKTEKVNPLLIIKSVYNSLTKTEQKVADYIMVNHAEAVYSSVTDLAEVVGVGETTVLRFCRKLGYRGFQEFKLAIAQNLMEVDEQVYGKIDEQDSVDIVAKKIATQNVSALNDTVALLRESTLQAAVDKINSANKIYFFGVGSSGITALDGKHRLMRLGYNTEHVSDSHIMSMTASLLGEEDLIIAISSSGSTKDVVDAIEIAKENNACIICITNQARSPITKYADLILLAANKESPFEGGIFSSKIAQLLLLDVLATNAALCNKEQASKAIKSTAESVLDKLY
- a CDS encoding HAMP domain-containing sensor histidine kinase → MRFSPILGFLVIFFRAFHGIDVGFFIAVAFYTVFSYLIWYISPWFLKLTSNIRILFSTGITLLISVGILFTIALNTVSPDQLLDIIIAYVIVPPLGVAMISSLIEIREKNQQLQQQLIVEEKLAAVEQMGAAISHEIRNPLTTAIGFIELLAQVSLDNNKRTKYLSIIKDELDSAEGIIQDYLTFSKPIIESIEELDIQKELTHILKLLHPLANYHSVKVSTEFSTYGTIQGDKSKFHQCFINIMRNSIESMPYGGALLIKTIATQNKIIISIQDTGTGLSKEQIKHLGEPHYSTKGPKGTGLSMMVAYSILRAMRGTIEVQSEVGKGTISQFHFKLHKTKVKRK
- a CDS encoding ribonuclease YeeF family protein gives rise to the protein MKILDVDLLQGGLKRNITMLDRLGSEVEAIHRSVEGLVGMEDELKGEGGSAIRAFYAECHLPLLQQFLVSAAGYKLVLQQMEGALDSLEPDTSGHIVEQFLEGEVEQGLTTIAQLTENLTNESNSIMDQVSDIVALPHLDDSGVQEGVLNAKRKRDDTVNRLQEFDATQTAALLPFEQDMQAMDMWINNMEEMFASNLTDIHFQTDRWAELASRNKFQTELIYHSVSFAGFSNKPNKENQLNMMFNTFISSARPILFGYGGLINRPSILFGPEALAFSSLTVQSDRQNRLNDTSSMDDELKMIYAELAKQPNLSNHRSDILIDPLTEDYLHTFEGMRKVVGGNGSGTPDGLAPVGMFAYDFFTEDLATMVSSESTVNERLAAAAFTFVKPLKVADTGHDLLKGGEKAKNLDKGTGKASPDVIRKVDNNILDRMESVGGHTLERHVGKSNDELIKRAIQENVEAATSFTDKSTAIKVIQENLRKNADDIAEWLNESDTGRKMFDVSHKNPIGKGALEDKKQVIYDLTNSRVILIRDTTNELGFRILTGFPVIK
- a CDS encoding ATP-binding protein — its product is MELTVYFFFNLSLLIVLLFSGVLWAEKSKGFWSYQAIFNIYLIISLILCFIFTYQIEGINVVFDLRKVPFIVGSLYMGLGPFLAAFITLVRGFLAIDYGFWMTGLYYGGLAILFWRISPWFLKRSPKQRILFSVGVTFLFSFAQTFTMGIWHLPHSITEVWFAYLVIQPIGVGIISYIIEEIIMTFQLRKRTMKSKRLEAVERMGAAISHEIRNPLTAAIGFVQLLQNDAISKENHTQYLSIIKNELKSAERVIQDYLNFSNPEIKSMEPLLLQEELEQVVQLLQPLAKRNSVKIVSIFSPGEGIEGDKQKIHQCFVNIMKNAIEAMPKGGILTVETESTPTTVSILIKDTGSGMTLEQVTRLGEPYYSTKGSKGTGLGIMVVYSIVRAMNGTIHVESEIGEGTTFKFTFPSLSPTFLESVETKETEKELVMS